Proteins encoded by one window of Rouxiella chamberiensis:
- a CDS encoding response regulator transcription factor, with the protein MKNLVIMEPHSFTSLAMRALIPEDVKIRGALKGFSPLQSMLDAEMIDIVIMEIYDTNLFPMDGIDFIRRNAEHWNRVTLIICTDVDNVFLIKELMKCKARVLISKKDDIVSVEHAIDKGISGDYYCSPNLLEIVNSDSNELSLTSSELRVMSLLLNNKTPMEISESLGVSYKTVQTHKRNVMQKLGARNSFGLMKIGYQYKIKL; encoded by the coding sequence ATGAAAAACTTGGTCATAATGGAACCTCATTCCTTTACCTCCTTGGCCATGAGAGCGCTAATTCCTGAAGATGTTAAAATTCGGGGCGCGTTAAAAGGTTTCTCTCCGTTACAATCGATGCTCGACGCCGAAATGATTGATATTGTCATCATGGAAATATATGACACCAATCTATTTCCAATGGACGGCATCGATTTTATCCGCCGCAATGCAGAACACTGGAATCGTGTGACGCTCATAATTTGTACTGATGTAGATAATGTTTTTCTTATCAAAGAGTTGATGAAGTGCAAAGCGCGTGTGCTTATTTCCAAGAAAGATGACATCGTGTCGGTTGAACACGCCATCGATAAAGGGATCTCGGGCGATTATTATTGCAGTCCGAACCTGCTGGAGATAGTCAACTCCGACAGCAATGAGCTGTCGCTCACCTCGAGCGAGTTACGCGTGATGTCATTATTGCTGAATAACAAGACGCCGATGGAAATATCCGAATCGCTGGGGGTAAGCTATAAAACCGTGCAAACCCACAAAAGAAACGTGATGCAGAAATTAGGTGCCAGAAATAGCTTTGGCCTGATGAAAATAGGCTATCAATACAAAATAAAACTTTAG
- a CDS encoding YjcB family protein, which yields MNTLTTGFMMMRWELLSALMMFFASQLNVVCRQTSKNTLAFMCSGLGLSMTCWFVMGLMGMTFSVEALSHFWLTSKDVFIDIMSQQPTTWPMP from the coding sequence ATGAACACCCTGACGACTGGATTCATGATGATGCGCTGGGAATTACTGAGCGCGCTGATGATGTTTTTTGCCAGCCAACTGAATGTGGTTTGCCGTCAAACCAGTAAGAACACCCTGGCATTTATGTGCAGCGGATTAGGTCTGTCGATGACCTGCTGGTTCGTGATGGGTCTGATGGGGATGACGTTCAGCGTTGAAGCCCTGTCACATTTCTGGCTGACGTCCAAAGACGTGTTTATCGATATTATGAGTCAGCAGCCAACGACCTGGCCTATGCCCTGA
- a CDS encoding TerC family protein, with protein MENSVGSPLLWGIFALVVVIMLAVDMLLQGRKGSQSMTMKSAALWSLLWVGLSLLFNAGFWWYLNGEFGREVADKQALAFLTGYLIEKALAVDNVFVWLMLFSYFAVPASLQRRVLVYGVLGAIVLRTGMIFAGSWLVAEFSWILYLFGAFLLFTGIKMALAKEDDAAVGDKPIVRWLRGHLRMTDELSGEKFFVRRNGLLYATPLLLVLIMVELSDVIFAVDSIPAIFAVTTDPFIVLTSNLFAILGLRAMYFLLANVAERFSMLKYGLAIILIFIGAKMLLLDVVHIPVGISLGVVATILALTLIINAWVNYRNDKAQS; from the coding sequence ATGGAAAATTCCGTAGGAAGTCCGCTGTTGTGGGGCATCTTCGCGCTGGTCGTGGTGATTATGCTGGCAGTCGATATGCTGTTGCAGGGTCGCAAGGGTTCACAATCGATGACCATGAAGAGCGCCGCGCTGTGGTCGCTGCTCTGGGTGGGTCTTTCCCTGCTGTTTAACGCGGGTTTCTGGTGGTATCTCAACGGCGAATTCGGTCGCGAGGTGGCCGACAAGCAGGCGCTGGCCTTCCTGACCGGCTATCTGATTGAAAAGGCGCTGGCGGTGGATAACGTCTTCGTCTGGCTGATGCTGTTCAGCTATTTCGCCGTGCCTGCCAGCTTGCAGCGCCGCGTACTGGTTTACGGCGTATTGGGTGCCATTGTGCTGCGTACCGGCATGATTTTCGCAGGCAGCTGGCTGGTGGCGGAGTTTAGCTGGATCCTCTATCTGTTCGGCGCATTCCTGCTGTTCACCGGTATCAAGATGGCGCTGGCCAAAGAAGATGATGCGGCGGTCGGCGATAAACCGATTGTTCGCTGGCTGCGCGGCCATCTACGCATGACGGACGAGCTGTCGGGCGAGAAATTCTTCGTGCGTCGCAACGGGCTGCTTTACGCCACACCGCTGCTGCTGGTGTTGATTATGGTCGAGTTGAGCGACGTGATTTTTGCCGTCGACAGTATTCCGGCCATCTTTGCCGTCACCACCGATCCGTTTATCGTGCTGACTTCAAACCTGTTCGCGATTCTCGGCCTGCGTGCGATGTATTTCCTGCTGGCGAACGTCGCGGAACGCTTCTCGATGCTGAAATACGGTCTGGCTATCATCCTGATTTTTATCGGCGCGAAAATGCTGCTGCTCGATGTGGTGCATATTCCGGTCGGCATCTCACTGGGCGTTGTCGCCACTATTCTGGCCCTGACGCTGATTATCAATGCCTGGGTTAATTACCGTAACGACAAGGCACAGTCCTGA
- the bglX gene encoding beta-glucosidase BglX — MKTHYVIGAVVLMLGSPLYALAAEAQTPVSSAIPQTQIKQRDSFIATLMKKMTLDDKIGQLNLVSVGPDNPKEKIMADIREDKVGGVFNTVTKPDIRRMQDQVQYSRLKIPPFYAYDVVHGQRTIFPISLGLASSWDMQAVATSARVSAEETAADGLNMTFSPMVDITRDPRWGRVSEGFGEDTYLTSRLAYEMVKGYQGDDPSAPGNVMANVKHYALYGAVEGGREYNTVDMSLSRMFNDYMPPYKAAVDAGVGGVMVALNSVNGVPATSNGWLLKDILRDQWKFHGLTVSDHGAIGGLVKHGVAEDDRQAAAMALKAGVDMDMADNQYGQYLRGLLKDKLISEQDIDRAVRDVLIAKWDMGLFADPYRHLGPPSTDPVDTNAESRLHRTEAREVARASMVLLKNDNHVLPLQKKGTIALIGALADSQRDMMGSWSAAGVSKQTITVRKGMQDAIGDKATLLYARGSNIIDDPAIVTFLNSYEKQIQNDPRPAQEMIDEAVKTAEKADVIVAVVGEAQGMAHEASSRTDISIPQSQKNLLKALKATGKPLVLVLMNGRPLTLPWENDNANAMLETWFAGTEGGHAVADVLFGDYNPSGKLPMTFPRAVGQIPLYNSVLNTGRPFNPQKPDKYTSRYFDITNGPLFPFGYGLSYTDFSVSDVSLSSTTLARNGAITASVRVKNTGKVAGATVVQLYTQDVTASISRPVKELKNFEKVYLQPGEEKQVSFTLRTADLGFYDNQLKWAAEAGKFNVFIGLDSVNVKENSFLLL, encoded by the coding sequence ATGAAGACGCATTACGTGATTGGCGCAGTCGTTTTGATGTTGGGTTCTCCGCTTTATGCTCTCGCCGCCGAGGCGCAAACGCCGGTCTCTTCGGCCATTCCACAGACACAAATAAAACAGCGCGATAGCTTTATCGCCACTCTCATGAAGAAGATGACGCTGGACGACAAAATCGGTCAGCTTAATCTGGTGAGCGTCGGCCCCGATAATCCGAAAGAAAAGATCATGGCCGATATTCGTGAAGACAAGGTTGGCGGCGTATTCAATACCGTGACCAAGCCGGATATCCGCCGTATGCAGGATCAGGTGCAATACAGCCGCCTCAAGATCCCGCCTTTCTATGCCTATGATGTGGTGCACGGTCAGCGCACGATATTTCCTATCAGCCTTGGACTGGCGTCGAGCTGGGATATGCAGGCCGTCGCCACCAGCGCACGCGTGTCGGCAGAAGAAACCGCCGCCGATGGCCTGAACATGACCTTTTCCCCCATGGTCGATATCACGCGTGATCCCCGCTGGGGCCGTGTCTCTGAAGGGTTTGGCGAAGATACCTATCTGACCTCGCGTCTGGCCTATGAAATGGTCAAGGGCTATCAGGGCGATGACCCTTCCGCGCCCGGCAACGTGATGGCCAACGTCAAGCACTATGCGCTGTACGGCGCAGTGGAAGGCGGACGCGAATACAACACGGTCGACATGAGCCTGTCGCGGATGTTCAACGACTACATGCCGCCCTACAAGGCTGCCGTCGATGCGGGTGTGGGCGGCGTAATGGTCGCGCTGAACTCCGTCAATGGCGTACCGGCCACCTCGAACGGCTGGCTGCTGAAAGATATCCTGCGCGATCAGTGGAAATTCCACGGACTCACGGTAAGCGATCACGGCGCCATCGGCGGTCTGGTCAAACACGGCGTAGCCGAAGACGATCGTCAGGCGGCAGCCATGGCGCTCAAGGCCGGCGTCGATATGGACATGGCCGACAATCAGTACGGCCAGTATCTGCGCGGCTTGCTGAAAGACAAACTCATCAGTGAGCAGGATATCGACCGCGCGGTGCGTGATGTATTGATTGCCAAATGGGACATGGGCCTGTTCGCCGACCCTTATCGCCATCTTGGGCCGCCCTCCACCGACCCTGTCGATACCAATGCCGAAAGTCGTCTGCATCGCACCGAGGCGCGTGAGGTCGCGCGCGCCTCGATGGTGTTGCTGAAAAATGACAACCACGTTCTGCCGTTGCAGAAAAAAGGCACCATTGCGCTGATTGGCGCACTGGCCGACAGTCAGCGCGACATGATGGGCAGCTGGTCTGCGGCGGGGGTTTCCAAACAGACGATCACCGTGCGCAAGGGCATGCAGGATGCGATAGGCGACAAGGCCACGCTGCTATACGCACGTGGCTCCAATATTATCGACGATCCAGCCATCGTGACTTTCCTGAACTCGTATGAAAAACAGATCCAGAACGATCCGCGTCCGGCACAGGAAATGATCGACGAAGCGGTGAAAACCGCCGAGAAAGCCGATGTCATCGTCGCCGTGGTCGGGGAAGCGCAAGGCATGGCGCACGAGGCTTCCAGCCGCACTGATATCAGCATTCCGCAAAGCCAGAAAAATCTGCTGAAGGCGCTGAAAGCCACCGGTAAACCGCTGGTGCTGGTGCTGATGAACGGGCGTCCGCTCACCCTGCCGTGGGAAAATGACAATGCCAACGCGATGCTCGAAACCTGGTTTGCGGGCACCGAAGGCGGTCATGCAGTTGCCGATGTGCTCTTTGGCGACTACAACCCGTCGGGCAAGCTGCCGATGACCTTCCCGCGCGCCGTCGGCCAGATCCCGCTCTACAACAGCGTGCTGAACACCGGCAGGCCGTTTAATCCGCAAAAGCCGGACAAGTACACCTCGCGCTATTTCGATATCACCAACGGACCGCTGTTCCCGTTTGGCTATGGCCTGAGTTATACCGATTTCTCTGTGTCGGATGTCAGCCTGTCCTCCACCACGCTTGCACGCAACGGCGCGATAACCGCAAGTGTCAGGGTGAAAAATACCGGCAAGGTCGCGGGCGCGACCGTGGTTCAGCTTTATACGCAGGATGTCACCGCTTCAATCAGCCGTCCGGTTAAAGAGCTCAAGAACTTCGAGAAAGTGTATCTGCAACCCGGCGAAGAGAAGCAGGTCAGCTTTACGCTGCGCACGGCCGATCTCGGCTTCTATGACAACCAGCTCAAATGGGCCGCCGAGGCCGGAAAATTCAACGTCTTTATTGGCCTGGATTCGGTAAACGTCAAGGAAAACAGCTTCCTGCTGCTCTAA
- a CDS encoding Gfo/Idh/MocA family protein yields the protein MIRFAVVGTNWITQSFINAAHESGKLKLTAIYSRTLENAKALGHEYPVEHYFDSLEALAASDAIDAVYIASPNSLHCEQTLLFLNHKKHVICEKPLASNLEEAERMIACATDNQVVLFEAFKTAYLPNFLHVKSTLGRMGPLRKAVLNYCQYSSRYQRYLDGENPNTFNPAFSNGSIMDIGYYCLASSVALFGEPDTVSAGATLLDSGVDAQGTVVLGYRDHLYGDFDVVINHSKVSDSWLDSEIQGESGTLLIEKLSECQGLNYIPRGGQKLELTQPQHINTMLYEADTFATLVSSQFYNHPGLEVSRITAQLLTEIRRQTGVIFPADN from the coding sequence ATGATTCGCTTTGCCGTAGTGGGCACTAACTGGATAACGCAAAGCTTCATCAATGCCGCACATGAAAGTGGCAAACTCAAGCTGACGGCTATCTATTCTCGCACGCTGGAAAATGCCAAGGCACTCGGTCATGAATACCCTGTCGAACACTATTTTGATTCCCTTGAGGCGCTGGCGGCCTCCGACGCGATAGACGCGGTATACATCGCCAGCCCGAATTCACTGCACTGCGAACAAACCCTGCTGTTTCTCAACCATAAAAAACACGTCATCTGCGAGAAACCGCTGGCCTCCAATCTTGAAGAAGCGGAGCGCATGATTGCCTGCGCGACCGACAATCAGGTAGTGCTGTTCGAAGCCTTCAAAACCGCCTATCTGCCCAATTTCCTGCATGTGAAAAGTACCCTTGGGCGAATGGGCCCCTTGCGTAAGGCCGTGCTGAATTACTGCCAGTATTCTTCGCGTTATCAACGCTATCTGGACGGCGAAAACCCGAACACCTTCAATCCGGCCTTTTCCAACGGCTCGATTATGGATATCGGCTATTATTGCCTCGCCAGCAGCGTCGCACTGTTTGGCGAACCCGACACGGTGAGTGCCGGCGCAACGCTGCTCGACAGCGGCGTGGATGCACAGGGCACGGTCGTGCTGGGCTACCGGGATCACCTTTACGGCGATTTCGACGTTGTCATTAACCACTCCAAAGTCAGCGACAGCTGGCTCGACAGCGAAATTCAGGGCGAAAGCGGTACACTGCTTATCGAAAAACTCTCGGAGTGTCAGGGCCTGAACTACATTCCACGCGGCGGACAGAAACTCGAGCTCACACAACCGCAGCACATCAATACCATGCTTTATGAGGCCGACACCTTCGCTACGCTGGTCAGCAGTCAGTTTTATAACCATCCCGGTCTTGAAGTGTCACGCATCACCGCGCAGTTATTGACAGAGATTCGTCGTCAAACCGGCGTCATTTTCCCGGCGGATAACTAG
- a CDS encoding NADPH-dependent 2,4-dienoyl-CoA reductase has product MKRWSVPYPHLLAPLDLGFTQLKNRVLMGSMHTGLEEREDGPERLAAFYAERAAAGVGLIVTGGIAPNTQGVVYQGGSVLNHPSQVGQHRIVTDAVHAAGGKIALQILHAGRYSYQPHPVAPSALQAPINRFAPHALSDVEIEQTLEDFAHCAQLAREAGYDGVEIMGSEGYLINEFLTARTNQREDKWGGSAENRMRFAEEAVRRVRRICGTNFIIIYRLSMLDLVEQGSNWEETELLAMKIEQAGATLINTGIGWHEARIPTIATRVPRAAFGWVTQRLMGKLGIPLITTNRINDPDIAEDLLANGYADMVSMARPFLADPAFVQKAAEDRADEINTCIGCNQACLDQVFAGELASCLVNPRACHETEMPLFPTSQSKRLAVVGAGPAGLAFATTAAQRGHHVTLFDAQPEIGGQFNIAKQIPGKEEFYQTLRYYSRQLALLDVQLRLGSQVNAETLDGFDEVILACGILPRLPDITGIDHPSVLTYLEVLRDKKPVGQRVAIIGAGGIGFDTAEYLAHVEPSASLNIAMFNQEWGIDSSLCQRGGLAVEGARPLPSARDITLLQRKTSKVGAGLGKTTGWIHRTSLLARGVKMLNGVSYERIDDNGLHILREGEAHCLAVDNVIVCAGQESQRGLEAPLRQRGKTVHLIGGADVAVELDARRAIDQGTRLGLKI; this is encoded by the coding sequence ATGAAGCGTTGGTCTGTACCTTATCCTCATCTGCTTGCGCCGCTGGACTTGGGGTTTACCCAGCTCAAGAACCGCGTCTTGATGGGCTCGATGCATACGGGACTTGAGGAGCGGGAAGATGGTCCCGAACGTCTGGCCGCCTTCTACGCCGAGCGCGCGGCCGCGGGTGTCGGGCTTATCGTGACCGGCGGGATTGCGCCCAATACACAGGGTGTGGTGTATCAGGGCGGCTCCGTGCTGAATCACCCTTCGCAGGTCGGCCAGCATAGAATAGTGACCGATGCCGTGCATGCTGCGGGCGGAAAAATCGCGCTGCAAATCCTCCACGCAGGCCGCTACAGTTATCAGCCCCATCCCGTTGCGCCCTCTGCGCTGCAAGCGCCCATCAACCGGTTTGCCCCACACGCGCTCAGTGACGTCGAAATCGAGCAAACCCTTGAAGACTTCGCTCACTGTGCGCAACTGGCGCGCGAGGCGGGTTATGACGGCGTAGAGATCATGGGGTCGGAAGGTTATCTGATTAACGAATTTTTGACTGCCCGCACCAATCAGCGCGAAGACAAATGGGGCGGCAGCGCCGAGAATCGCATGCGGTTTGCCGAAGAAGCCGTGCGCCGTGTGCGGCGTATCTGCGGCACGAACTTTATTATTATTTACCGCCTCTCCATGCTGGATCTGGTGGAACAGGGCAGCAACTGGGAAGAGACGGAACTGCTGGCGATGAAAATCGAGCAGGCGGGCGCGACCCTTATCAACACCGGCATTGGTTGGCACGAGGCGCGCATTCCGACCATCGCCACCCGCGTGCCCCGCGCCGCCTTCGGCTGGGTCACGCAGCGGCTGATGGGCAAGCTCGGCATTCCGCTCATCACCACCAACCGCATCAACGATCCTGATATTGCAGAAGACCTGCTGGCCAACGGCTATGCCGATATGGTCTCGATGGCGCGCCCTTTCCTCGCCGATCCGGCGTTTGTGCAAAAGGCCGCCGAGGATAGGGCAGACGAAATCAATACCTGTATCGGCTGTAATCAGGCCTGTCTCGACCAGGTTTTCGCAGGGGAATTGGCCTCCTGTCTGGTGAATCCACGCGCCTGCCATGAAACCGAAATGCCGCTGTTCCCAACCAGCCAGAGTAAACGCCTGGCGGTCGTCGGGGCAGGCCCTGCGGGGCTGGCTTTTGCCACCACGGCGGCGCAGCGCGGTCATCACGTTACCCTGTTCGATGCCCAGCCCGAAATCGGCGGACAGTTTAATATCGCCAAACAGATCCCCGGAAAAGAGGAGTTTTATCAGACCCTGCGCTATTACTCGCGCCAGCTTGCCCTGCTCGACGTCCAGCTGAGACTGGGCAGCCAGGTGAATGCCGAGACGCTTGACGGCTTTGATGAGGTGATTCTGGCCTGCGGTATTCTGCCGCGCTTGCCCGACATCACGGGCATCGATCACCCGAGCGTGCTGACCTATCTCGAGGTGCTGCGTGACAAAAAGCCGGTAGGCCAGCGCGTTGCTATCATCGGCGCGGGCGGGATCGGCTTTGATACCGCCGAATATCTGGCGCATGTCGAGCCTTCCGCCAGCCTCAATATCGCGATGTTCAATCAGGAATGGGGCATTGATTCCAGCCTGTGCCAGCGCGGCGGACTGGCCGTCGAAGGTGCCCGGCCGCTGCCTTCTGCCCGTGACATCACCCTGTTACAGCGCAAGACCAGCAAGGTCGGCGCAGGGTTGGGCAAGACGACGGGCTGGATCCATCGTACCAGCCTGCTGGCGCGCGGCGTGAAGATGCTGAACGGCGTGAGCTACGAGCGTATCGACGATAACGGTCTGCATATTCTTCGTGAGGGAGAGGCGCACTGTCTGGCGGTTGATAACGTGATTGTCTGTGCGGGTCAGGAGTCACAGCGCGGGCTGGAAGCACCGCTGCGTCAACGCGGCAAGACGGTCCATCTGATTGGCGGCGCGGACGTTGCCGTAGAACTGGATGCCCGTCGCGCAATCGATCAGGGCACCCGTCTAGGACTGAAGATTTAA
- the rlmG gene encoding 23S rRNA (guanine(1835)-N(2))-methyltransferase RlmG: MSHFELGTLQLELERYPLQEESTTLQAWEAADEYLLQTLTTDTLNGRPVLIFNDAFGALTCALHAFSPVNVSDSFMSQLAARYNLRLNNLDDSLVTTQSSLDPLPQAPGLVIIKVPKTLALLEQQLRALREVVTPDTQIIAGGKARDIHTSTLQLFEKILGTTRTSLAWKKARLIHCQPEKDMQPAEPVTTEWALDDSELRITNHANVFSRTGLDIGARFFMQHLPEGIEGRIADLGCGNGVIGITALALNPDADMLFVDESYMAVESSRANVANNLPQDLARCEFEVNNMLAGVERESLHAVLCNPPFHQGTVISDDTAWRMFCDAKRCLQPGGELRIVGNRHLDYYQKLRRLFGNCTTLATNQKFVVLRAVKTSAGLNSF, encoded by the coding sequence ATGAGCCATTTTGAACTGGGTACACTGCAACTTGAGCTGGAACGTTATCCGCTACAGGAAGAGTCCACGACGCTGCAGGCGTGGGAAGCAGCCGACGAATACTTGCTGCAAACCCTGACCACCGACACACTCAATGGCCGTCCCGTGCTGATCTTCAACGACGCGTTTGGGGCACTGACCTGTGCGCTGCACGCCTTCTCGCCGGTCAATGTCAGCGACTCTTTCATGAGTCAGCTGGCGGCGCGCTACAACCTGCGTCTAAACAATCTCGATGATTCGCTGGTGACCACCCAGAGCAGCCTTGATCCTCTGCCGCAGGCACCGGGTCTGGTGATTATCAAGGTGCCGAAGACGCTGGCGCTGCTTGAGCAGCAACTGCGTGCGCTGCGTGAAGTCGTGACGCCGGACACCCAGATTATCGCGGGTGGCAAGGCACGCGACATCCACACCTCGACGCTGCAACTGTTCGAGAAAATTCTCGGCACCACGCGCACCAGTCTGGCGTGGAAGAAGGCGCGTCTGATCCATTGTCAGCCCGAGAAAGACATGCAGCCAGCCGAGCCGGTCACCACCGAATGGGCGCTGGATGACAGCGAGCTGCGCATTACCAACCATGCCAACGTGTTCTCGCGTACGGGGCTGGATATCGGCGCGCGCTTCTTTATGCAGCATCTGCCGGAAGGAATCGAAGGGCGCATCGCCGACCTCGGCTGCGGCAACGGCGTGATAGGCATTACCGCCCTGGCGCTGAATCCCGATGCCGACATGCTGTTCGTCGACGAGTCTTACATGGCGGTGGAATCGAGCCGTGCCAATGTGGCGAACAATCTGCCGCAGGATCTGGCGCGCTGCGAGTTTGAAGTGAACAACATGCTGGCCGGCGTGGAGCGTGAATCGCTGCATGCGGTGCTGTGCAATCCGCCTTTCCATCAGGGCACCGTCATCAGCGACGATACCGCATGGCGCATGTTCTGCGACGCCAAGCGCTGCCTGCAACCGGGCGGCGAGCTGCGAATTGTGGGTAACCGACATCTGGATTACTACCAGAAACTGCGCCGTCTGTTCGGCAACTGCACCACGCTCGCGACCAACCAGAAATTCGTTGTTCTGCGCGCGGTGAAAACCAGTGCCGGACTCAACAGCTTTTAA
- a CDS encoding glutamine amidotransferase: MNQSDLKPLLILQTGQAPEPIRALHGNFPQMFIRQGNIDSQQVIVIDLQAGERPLPPHHYAGAVITGSRSMVTEHLEWSEYAADWIRQAMLLDLPMLGACYGHQLMAYALGGEVGYHPQGIEVGTEEIELLPAAAHDPWVSGLPARFNANLIHLQTVLQAPACATVLAKSAHDPHQILRYGPNAVSTQFHPEFSAAIMKTYLPWLDQQASDDHVDYLGKLQNIGETPLSQGLLLAFVDSLGKQRALAG, translated from the coding sequence ATGAATCAATCCGACCTGAAACCGCTGCTAATTCTTCAAACCGGACAGGCACCCGAGCCTATTCGCGCGTTGCACGGCAATTTTCCGCAGATGTTTATTCGTCAGGGAAATATCGACAGTCAGCAGGTCATCGTCATTGATTTGCAGGCCGGTGAGCGCCCGCTTCCTCCGCATCACTACGCCGGTGCGGTAATTACCGGTTCGCGTAGCATGGTGACGGAACATCTCGAGTGGAGCGAATATGCCGCCGACTGGATCCGGCAGGCGATGCTGCTTGATCTGCCGATGCTGGGCGCCTGCTACGGCCACCAGCTGATGGCTTACGCGCTCGGCGGCGAGGTCGGTTATCATCCGCAGGGCATTGAAGTCGGTACCGAAGAGATTGAACTGCTGCCCGCTGCGGCGCACGACCCTTGGGTTTCGGGTCTGCCTGCGCGTTTCAATGCCAACCTGATTCATCTGCAAACCGTGCTGCAAGCCCCCGCCTGCGCCACCGTGCTGGCAAAATCGGCCCACGATCCGCACCAGATCCTGCGTTATGGTCCCAACGCGGTCAGTACCCAGTTTCATCCCGAATTCAGCGCGGCAATCATGAAAACCTATCTGCCGTGGCTCGACCAGCAGGCAAGCGATGACCACGTCGATTATCTGGGCAAGCTGCAAAACATCGGCGAAACGCCGCTGAGCCAGGGATTGTTGCTGGCGTTCGTCGACTCGCTCGGCAAACAGCGCGCGCTGGCAGGATAA
- a CDS encoding nucleoside hydrolase, producing MARHKIILDCDPGVDDAIAILLALASPQEIELVGITTVAGNVSLAHTARNARRICALAKREDIPVYAGCARPMLEAEGRVSTVHGFEGLGNVTLPEADFALQPEHAVDYIIQAIHTAPGEITLCPIGPMTNIALAIVKDPTIVPKIKQLVFMGGAAFCPGNSSPVAEFNIYVDPWAAHVVLSAGIRQVMLGLDVTMQAKITASYLDDLQKKSPLLESAAAMMRSYGAGDPCLHDPCVIAWLIDPTLFNGVEGRISVSCQDDRHRGQTLVAVKPRHLLGQQPNITVITEVDNPRLLEMLAERLARL from the coding sequence ATGGCACGACATAAAATTATTCTCGACTGCGATCCGGGCGTCGATGACGCCATCGCCATTCTGCTGGCGCTGGCTTCGCCGCAGGAGATTGAACTGGTAGGAATCACCACGGTGGCGGGCAATGTTTCGCTGGCTCACACTGCCCGTAATGCTCGGCGGATTTGTGCGCTGGCGAAGCGCGAAGATATCCCTGTGTATGCCGGTTGCGCCCGTCCGATGCTTGAGGCCGAAGGTCGTGTTTCGACCGTGCACGGCTTTGAGGGTTTAGGTAACGTTACCCTGCCGGAAGCGGATTTTGCGCTGCAACCCGAACACGCCGTGGATTATATTATTCAGGCCATTCACACTGCACCCGGTGAAATTACGCTGTGCCCGATAGGTCCGATGACCAATATCGCGCTGGCTATCGTCAAAGATCCGACGATTGTGCCAAAGATAAAACAGCTGGTGTTTATGGGCGGCGCAGCATTCTGCCCGGGCAATAGCTCACCGGTTGCCGAATTCAATATTTATGTCGATCCCTGGGCTGCCCATGTGGTGCTGAGCGCCGGAATCAGGCAGGTGATGCTGGGGCTTGATGTCACGATGCAGGCGAAAATCACCGCCTCCTATCTTGATGATCTGCAAAAGAAAAGCCCGCTACTGGAAAGCGCTGCAGCCATGATGCGCAGCTATGGCGCGGGCGATCCTTGTCTGCATGATCCCTGTGTCATCGCGTGGCTTATCGATCCCACGCTGTTTAACGGCGTTGAAGGGCGTATCAGCGTAAGCTGCCAAGACGACCGCCATCGCGGGCAAACGCTGGTCGCCGTCAAGCCGCGCCATCTGCTCGGGCAGCAACCCAATATCACCGTGATAACCGAGGTCGATAATCCGCGCCTGCTCGAGATGCTGGCCGAACGTTTGGCGCGGCTGTAA
- a CDS encoding M48 family metallopeptidase codes for MPELTYLQGYPEHLQAQVHRLIEEKRLGSVLLGRYPAPHELTNDKALYQYTLELKNQYLRSSSPLSKVAYDNKIHVMRHALGLHTAISRIQGGKLKAKAEIRVATVFKTAPEAFLKMIVVHELAHIKEKEHNKAFYSLCCHMAPDYHQLEFDTRMYLTHLDLFGKLYV; via the coding sequence ATGCCAGAATTGACCTATCTGCAAGGATATCCGGAACATCTACAGGCTCAGGTGCATAGGCTGATTGAAGAAAAGCGCCTGGGTAGCGTGCTGCTCGGCCGTTACCCCGCCCCGCATGAACTCACCAATGACAAAGCGCTGTATCAGTATACGCTCGAGTTGAAGAACCAATATCTGCGCAGCTCGTCACCGCTAAGCAAAGTGGCCTACGACAACAAGATTCACGTCATGCGTCACGCGCTCGGGCTGCATACGGCCATTTCGCGCATTCAGGGTGGCAAGCTCAAGGCCAAGGCGGAAATCCGCGTCGCGACGGTATTTAAAACCGCGCCCGAGGCATTCCTGAAAATGATCGTGGTTCACGAGCTCGCGCATATTAAGGAAAAAGAACATAACAAAGCCTTTTACAGCCTGTGCTGTCATATGGCGCCCGATTATCATCAACTTGAGTTCGATACCCGCATGTATCTGACGCATCTTGATTTATTCGGCAAACTCTATGTCTGA